One Drosophila willistoni isolate 14030-0811.24 chromosome 2R unlocalized genomic scaffold, UCI_dwil_1.1 Seg167, whole genome shotgun sequence DNA segment encodes these proteins:
- the LOC6642203 gene encoding RNA polymerase II transcriptional coactivator — translation MPKIKKSRKSTTSDSDSGPEDRNPPPSKKAKEVTTSSAKKDTGGGGDGSTTWTLEKLRQVRINEFRGRKMVDIREHYEKNGEILPGKKGISLSIQQWKKLLELADEITQAVEK, via the exons ATGCCCAAGATTAAGAAGAGCCGCAAGTCAACTACTTCCGATAGTGACAGCGGTCCAGAAGAT CGCAATCCACCGCCtagcaaaaaagcaaaagaagtCACTACTTCATCCGCCAAAAAGGACACCGGTGGAGGAGGTGATGGATCTACCACCTGGACTTTGGAAAAGTTGCGTCAGGTACGCATAAATGAATTCCGCGGTCGCAAAATGGTTGATATTCGTGAGCATTACGAGAAAAACGGAGAAATTTTGCCAGGCAAGAAAGGCATCTCTCTTTCCATACAACAATGGAAGAAGCTTCTTGAGCTTGCCGACGAGATAACGCAAGCTGTCGAAAAGTAA
- the LOC6642204 gene encoding transmembrane protein 222 isoform X1 — translation MTTSTSSLSSTASNHQRQPSQDVEINMARSEGGASVPERLPPVNADDQRFPYCIVWTPIPVLTWILPLIGHMGICTSSGVIRDFAGPYFVSEDNMAFGRPARYLRLHPKYVNGGSNAWDEAVSKASVLYGTRTHNIFCDNCHSHVATALINMRYKDSSSWNMVILCFWLFFCARYVGILGFIKTWLPFAILVTICVLLGVYF, via the coding sequence ATGACTACGTCGACATCATCCCTATCCAGTACAGCGTCGAATCATCAAAGGCAGCCCTCGCAGGACGTAGAGATCAATATGGCTAGATCTGAGGGCGGTGCAAGTGTGCCAGAGCGTCTGCCTCCAGTTAACGCAGATGACCAACGCTTTCCCTATTGCATAGTTTGGACTCCGATACCAGTGTTGACCTGGATTCTACCGCTAATCGGCCACATGGGTATTTGTACATCAAGTGGAGTTATTAGAGACTTTGCCGGACCTTATTTTGTATCTGAAGATAATATGGCCTTTGGACGGCCAGCACGATATCTGCGACTGCATCCAAAGTATGTGAACGGTGGTTCTAATGCCTGGGATGAGGCTGTTTCCAAGGCATCCGTATTATACGGGACCAGAACACATAATATATTCTGCGACAATTGTCACTCTCATGTGGCCACCGCCCTGATTAATATGCGCTACAAAGATAGCTCCAGTTGGAATATGGTAATTCTTTGCTTCTGGCTCTTCTTCTGCGCCCGCTATGTGGGAATTTTGGGATTCATCAAGACATGGCTACCATTTGCAATACTAGTGACAATTTGCGTGCTCTTGGGTGTTtacttttaa
- the LOC6642204 gene encoding transmembrane protein 222 isoform X2 has product MARSEGGASVPERLPPVNADDQRFPYCIVWTPIPVLTWILPLIGHMGICTSSGVIRDFAGPYFVSEDNMAFGRPARYLRLHPKYVNGGSNAWDEAVSKASVLYGTRTHNIFCDNCHSHVATALINMRYKDSSSWNMVILCFWLFFCARYVGILGFIKTWLPFAILVTICVLLGVYF; this is encoded by the coding sequence ATGGCTAGATCTGAGGGCGGTGCAAGTGTGCCAGAGCGTCTGCCTCCAGTTAACGCAGATGACCAACGCTTTCCCTATTGCATAGTTTGGACTCCGATACCAGTGTTGACCTGGATTCTACCGCTAATCGGCCACATGGGTATTTGTACATCAAGTGGAGTTATTAGAGACTTTGCCGGACCTTATTTTGTATCTGAAGATAATATGGCCTTTGGACGGCCAGCACGATATCTGCGACTGCATCCAAAGTATGTGAACGGTGGTTCTAATGCCTGGGATGAGGCTGTTTCCAAGGCATCCGTATTATACGGGACCAGAACACATAATATATTCTGCGACAATTGTCACTCTCATGTGGCCACCGCCCTGATTAATATGCGCTACAAAGATAGCTCCAGTTGGAATATGGTAATTCTTTGCTTCTGGCTCTTCTTCTGCGCCCGCTATGTGGGAATTTTGGGATTCATCAAGACATGGCTACCATTTGCAATACTAGTGACAATTTGCGTGCTCTTGGGTGTTtacttttaa